Below is a genomic region from Fibrobacter sp. UWH4.
TCAGCCAAAGCCTTGGCTTCGAGAAGGGTAAGACCAACGATTTGATCGCCCAGTGCCTTGATATCAGTTGCCATGATGTGTTTCTCCGATTATTCCGTTTAAATTTTTTGGTTTGTGGTTTGTTGTTAAGCTTCCGCAGCGGCTTCGGGAGCAGCTTCGGAGCCCGATTCTTTTTCCAGCTTTTCCTGGAGTGTCTTGATTTGACCGGCGATCGTGGAGCCAGGTCCGAGAGCGATGGAGACGATCTGAGCGATCATGCCCTTACGATCCGGGATCTTGGAGAGGTTCACGACTTCGGAGCCAGGCATCGCCTTGCCATCAAGGTACACGCTCTTGGCAACCAAGAAATCGGGGTTTGCTTTGTGGAATGCTTCAATTTCGCGAGCAGGCAGAAGCGGGTCTTCTTCGAAACCGACCATCACGGAGGTAGCTCCGGTGAGGAGGTCGTCGAGACCTTCGACCTT
It encodes:
- the rplJ gene encoding 50S ribosomal protein L10, producing the protein MKAVVKKQQTVDALVESFNGATAVYLLNYQGMTVEKDNALRKALASKGVKYHAVKNTLLKRVLAALKVEGLDDLLTGATSVMVGFEEDPLLPAREIEAFHKANPDFLVAKSVYLDGKAMPGSEVVNLSKIPDRKGMIAQIVSIALGPGSTIAGQIKTLQEKLEKESGSEAAPEAAAEA